The following coding sequences are from one Deinococcus arcticus window:
- the kdpF gene encoding K(+)-transporting ATPase subunit F, giving the protein MDAFLLILVLALGAYLLYALVRAERF; this is encoded by the coding sequence ATGGACGCTTTTCTGCTGATTCTGGTGCTGGCCCTGGGGGCCTACCTGCTCTACGCCCTGGTGCGCGCCGAGAGGTTCTGA
- a CDS encoding response regulator, translating to MSPAPIRVLLVEDHAFTRDGLRAAINLEADLRVVAEARSGEEGLEVLARTQAGPQPVDVAVLDIGLPGMDGIRAAAEIAARWPGVRTVMLTAHDLRGEVLAALASGAHAYCLKSADPELLLLAIRAAAAGSAYLDPQVAHHVLGGIRAPNAASPLSARETEVLRLIADGLGNREIAQTLGISVSTVKLHVQELLVKLRAADRTQAAVQALRQGLL from the coding sequence GTGAGCCCTGCCCCCATCCGCGTGCTGCTGGTCGAGGACCACGCCTTTACCCGCGACGGCCTGCGCGCGGCGATCAACCTGGAAGCCGATCTGCGCGTGGTGGCCGAGGCGCGCAGCGGCGAAGAGGGCCTGGAGGTGCTCGCGCGCACCCAGGCCGGGCCGCAGCCGGTGGATGTGGCGGTGCTGGACATTGGCCTGCCGGGCATGGACGGCATCCGGGCCGCCGCCGAGATCGCCGCGCGCTGGCCCGGGGTGCGCACCGTGATGCTCACCGCCCACGACCTGCGCGGCGAGGTGCTGGCGGCCCTGGCCTCCGGGGCGCACGCCTACTGCCTGAAAAGCGCCGACCCCGAACTGCTGCTGCTGGCCATCCGCGCGGCGGCGGCCGGCAGCGCCTACCTGGACCCGCAGGTGGCCCATCACGTGCTGGGCGGCATTCGCGCCCCCAACGCCGCCTCGCCCCTGAGTGCGCGCGAAACCGAGGTGCTGCGCCTGATTGCCGATGGCCTGGGCAACCGCGAGATTGCCCAGACCCTGGGCATCAGCGTGAGCACCGTCAAGCTGCATGTGCAGGAACTGCTGGTGAAACTGCGCGCCGCCGACCGCACCCAGGCGGCCGTACAGGCGCTGCGCCAGGGGTTACTGTAG
- the kdpB gene encoding potassium-transporting ATPase subunit KdpB: MTAAPHPKKNSVFAPELLRAALKAAVLKLDPRPMARNPVMFVVLVGAVVTLFLTVQNLVAGRPWAYEAVITLLLLFTVIFANFAEGLAEARGKAQANGLRAAREDTPARRVVNGQEEVVPSTRLARGDVVVVKAGEMIPADGEVVEGLASVDESAITGESAPVIREAGTDHSGVTGGTRVLSDRIVVQVTSQPGESFLDRMIALVEGASRQKTPNELALSILLAALTLVFLIVVAALLPMSRFVGAEVNVVTLVALLVCLIPTTIGGLLPAIGVAGMDRALQANVIAKSGKAVEVAGDVDILLLDKTGTITIGDRQATRFAPLPGVSAEQLARAAAVASLADPTPEGKSIVALARQQGVQAEEPTGAQWIEFTAQTRMSGVDYPATTGAVSIRKGASDRIARLAQERGASVPPELSPLVDEVARAGGTPLVVIENGRLLGVVALSDIVKPGMRERFEQLRRMGLKTVMITGDNPLTAEAIAREAGVDSFLAEATPEDKLAMIREEQAAGKLVAMMGDGTNDAPALAQADVGLAMQSGTQAAKEAANMIDLDSDPTKLIEVVEIGKGLLMTRGALTTFSIANDIAKYFAILPALFAAQLPVLAPLNVMGLRSPESAILSAVIFNTLVIPALIPVALKGVRYTPGSADALLARNLLIYGLGGVVVPFVGIKLIDLLLGALGM, translated from the coding sequence ATGACCGCTGCGCCGCACCCCAAGAAGAATTCCGTGTTTGCCCCGGAGCTGCTGCGCGCCGCACTGAAGGCCGCCGTGCTGAAACTGGACCCCCGCCCCATGGCCAGGAACCCGGTGATGTTCGTGGTGCTGGTGGGCGCGGTGGTGACCCTCTTCCTGACCGTGCAGAACCTGGTCGCCGGGCGCCCCTGGGCCTACGAGGCGGTGATCACGCTGCTGCTGCTGTTCACGGTGATTTTCGCCAACTTTGCCGAGGGGCTGGCCGAGGCGCGCGGCAAGGCGCAGGCCAATGGCCTGCGCGCGGCGCGCGAGGACACCCCCGCGCGGCGCGTGGTGAACGGCCAGGAAGAGGTGGTGCCCAGCACCCGGCTGGCCCGGGGCGACGTGGTGGTGGTCAAGGCCGGCGAGATGATTCCCGCCGACGGCGAGGTGGTTGAGGGTCTGGCCAGCGTGGATGAGAGCGCCATTACCGGCGAGAGCGCCCCGGTGATCCGCGAGGCCGGCACCGACCACAGTGGCGTGACCGGCGGCACCCGGGTGCTGTCCGACCGCATCGTGGTGCAGGTGACCAGCCAGCCCGGCGAGAGTTTTCTGGACCGCATGATCGCGCTGGTCGAGGGCGCCAGCCGCCAGAAGACCCCCAACGAACTGGCCCTGAGCATCCTGCTGGCCGCCCTGACGCTGGTGTTTCTGATCGTGGTGGCGGCCCTGCTGCCCATGTCGCGCTTCGTGGGGGCCGAGGTGAACGTGGTCACCCTGGTGGCGCTGCTGGTGTGCCTGATTCCCACCACCATCGGCGGCCTGCTGCCGGCCATCGGCGTCGCGGGCATGGACCGCGCGCTGCAGGCCAACGTGATTGCCAAGAGCGGCAAGGCCGTGGAGGTGGCGGGCGACGTGGACATCCTGCTGCTGGACAAGACGGGCACCATCACCATTGGCGACCGGCAGGCCACCCGCTTTGCCCCGCTGCCCGGGGTGAGCGCCGAACAGCTGGCGCGCGCCGCCGCCGTGGCCTCTCTGGCCGATCCCACGCCCGAGGGCAAGAGCATCGTGGCGCTGGCCCGGCAGCAGGGCGTGCAGGCCGAGGAACCCACCGGCGCCCAGTGGATCGAGTTCACCGCCCAGACCCGCATGAGCGGCGTGGATTACCCGGCCACCACGGGCGCGGTCAGCATCCGCAAGGGGGCATCGGACCGGATCGCGCGGCTGGCCCAGGAACGCGGCGCCAGCGTGCCCCCCGAACTCTCGCCGCTGGTGGACGAGGTGGCGCGCGCCGGCGGCACCCCGCTGGTGGTGATTGAAAACGGCCGCCTGCTGGGCGTGGTGGCGCTGTCCGACATCGTGAAGCCCGGCATGCGCGAACGCTTCGAGCAGCTGCGGCGCATGGGCCTGAAAACCGTGATGATCACCGGCGACAACCCCCTGACCGCCGAGGCGATTGCCCGCGAGGCCGGCGTGGACAGCTTTCTGGCCGAGGCCACCCCCGAGGACAAGCTGGCGATGATCCGCGAGGAGCAGGCGGCGGGCAAGCTGGTGGCGATGATGGGCGACGGCACCAACGACGCCCCCGCGCTGGCCCAGGCGGATGTGGGGCTGGCCATGCAGAGCGGCACCCAGGCGGCCAAGGAAGCGGCCAACATGATCGACCTGGACAGTGATCCCACCAAACTGATCGAGGTGGTGGAAATCGGCAAGGGGCTGCTGATGACCCGGGGCGCCCTGACCACCTTTTCCATTGCCAACGACATCGCCAAGTATTTTGCGATTCTGCCCGCGCTGTTCGCCGCGCAGCTGCCGGTGCTGGCCCCGCTGAACGTGATGGGCCTGCGCAGCCCCGAGAGCGCCATTCTCTCGGCCGTCATCTTCAACACGCTGGTGATTCCGGCCCTGATTCCGGTGGCCCTGAAGGGCGTGCGCTACACCCCCGGCAGCGCCGACGCCCTGCTGGCGCGCAACCTGCTGATCTACGGCCTGGGCGGCGTGGTGGTCCCGTTTGTGGGCATCAAGCTCATTGACCTGCTGCTGGGCGCGCTGGGGATGTGA
- a CDS encoding aminoglycoside phosphotransferase family protein, translated as MSADPGLDPAALLAVVRAHFGWAADTVTFLPQGTSHAYRAQGPDGPLFLKVQPDSPYGVRATARALAEAPLLGALRAAGLPHVPRPIPTRTGGWAAPLGGLTVFASAWIDGEPLGEGWANALPELAERLGQLHRMAGELTRALPALPVPPEDFALPFDERLTGALDTLARLPAHARPALVRLAGLLLPHAPLIRSLLTRAREGAARAQASAPPFVVCHTDAHSGNVMRGRNGELWLIDWETARLAPPEHDLWLLGRQLPALLPAYARGLGRPFTPDPERLAFYVRRRALEDLAEDVRWLLHEAPTPQTEAHSLALIERFMLPALLSAEADVAALEG; from the coding sequence ATGAGCGCCGACCCCGGGTTGGACCCTGCCGCGCTGCTGGCTGTGGTGCGCGCCCACTTCGGGTGGGCCGCCGACACGGTGACGTTCCTGCCGCAGGGCACCTCGCACGCCTACCGCGCCCAGGGACCGGATGGGCCCCTGTTCCTGAAGGTGCAGCCCGATTCGCCGTACGGGGTGCGGGCCACCGCGCGGGCCCTGGCCGAGGCGCCGCTGCTGGGCGCCCTGCGGGCAGCGGGGCTGCCCCATGTTCCCCGGCCCATTCCCACCCGCACCGGGGGCTGGGCCGCTCCGCTGGGGGGCTTGACCGTATTCGCCTCTGCGTGGATTGACGGCGAGCCCCTGGGCGAGGGCTGGGCGAACGCGCTGCCCGAACTGGCAGAGCGGCTGGGCCAGCTTCACCGGATGGCCGGCGAGCTGACGCGCGCGCTTCCCGCCCTGCCCGTGCCCCCGGAGGACTTTGCCCTGCCCTTCGACGAGCGGCTGACCGGGGCGCTGGACACGCTGGCCCGCCTGCCCGCGCACGCGCGCCCCGCCCTGGTCCGGCTGGCTGGGCTGCTGTTGCCCCACGCGCCTCTGATCCGGTCGCTGCTGACCCGGGCCCGCGAGGGCGCGGCGCGCGCCCAGGCCAGTGCGCCCCCGTTCGTGGTCTGCCACACCGACGCCCACAGCGGCAACGTGATGCGCGGCCGGAACGGTGAGCTGTGGCTGATTGACTGGGAAACGGCGCGGCTGGCCCCGCCCGAGCATGACCTGTGGCTGCTGGGGCGCCAGCTGCCGGCGCTGCTGCCGGCCTACGCCCGGGGCCTGGGCCGCCCCTTTACCCCAGACCCCGAACGGCTGGCCTTCTATGTGCGCCGCCGCGCCCTGGAAGATCTGGCCGAGGACGTGCGCTGGCTGCTGCACGAAGCCCCCACCCCCCAGACCGAGGCGCATTCGCTGGCCCTCATCGAGCGCTTCATGCTGCCCGCCCTGCTGAGTGCCGAGGCGGACGTGGCCGCGCTGGAGGGGTGA
- a CDS encoding sensor histidine kinase, with amino-acid sequence MPQTPPTPEVPSAPRWGERSWLSLSLTALITVADMLTPSGLVVGTLLSAPVALSALGGTRRTTLQLLGVAMAGNLLAMVVNALRDGLTPNDLGNRAVSMLAALLVGGLTLRAREASLRAARLEEESRRLARERALRVLVETVSGPYGQAEFVARAAQALRELTGAASVEIGRVDRAVLRAPHALAPAGGPGRLGTRLPLDVLARPPGSTQVWAVNGGDTLLSRLTRPHEQDLLLIVTGAAAPPDVLAEAVQTLQPLLDRTALLDDLQERQAQLQARGEVLQDLVYAFSHDLRTPLMANAVNMRAALRGAYGPLPEAYRATLHNGLDANGALLALADQLLLVAKYESGDAQDEARSVALRDVVLGVVTQVEPRAQARGVTLEPVLEGVRVRGQAHDLRRAVQNLLDNAARFAPPGSTVQIRLRRDGDEAALSVLDGGPGVPPGREATLFQRFRAGGAGGGTGLGLYLTRRIAEAHGGRVTYTRTARAQSVFTLTLPLEDL; translated from the coding sequence ATGCCCCAGACCCCCCCCACCCCTGAAGTCCCTTCCGCGCCCCGCTGGGGTGAGCGGTCCTGGCTGAGCCTGAGCCTGACCGCGCTGATTACCGTGGCCGACATGCTGACGCCCTCGGGGCTGGTGGTGGGCACGCTGCTGAGTGCGCCCGTGGCGCTCTCGGCGCTGGGGGGCACGCGGCGCACCACCCTGCAGCTGCTGGGGGTGGCCATGGCGGGCAACCTGCTGGCCATGGTGGTCAACGCCCTGCGCGACGGCCTGACCCCCAACGATCTGGGCAACCGCGCCGTGAGCATGCTGGCGGCCCTGCTGGTGGGCGGCCTGACCCTGCGCGCCCGTGAAGCCTCGCTGCGCGCGGCGCGGCTGGAGGAAGAAAGCCGCCGCCTGGCGCGCGAGCGGGCCCTGCGGGTGCTGGTGGAGACGGTGAGCGGGCCCTACGGACAGGCCGAATTCGTGGCGCGCGCGGCCCAGGCCCTGCGCGAGCTGACCGGCGCGGCCAGCGTGGAAATTGGCCGGGTGGACCGCGCGGTGCTGCGCGCGCCCCACGCTCTGGCTCCGGCCGGCGGCCCGGGGCGGCTGGGCACGCGGCTGCCGCTGGACGTGCTGGCCCGGCCGCCCGGCAGCACCCAGGTGTGGGCGGTCAACGGCGGCGACACCCTGCTCTCGCGCCTGACCCGCCCCCATGAACAGGACCTGCTGCTGATCGTGACCGGGGCCGCCGCCCCCCCCGACGTGCTGGCCGAGGCGGTGCAGACCCTGCAGCCGCTGCTGGACCGCACCGCGCTGCTCGACGACCTGCAGGAGCGGCAGGCGCAGCTGCAGGCCCGGGGCGAGGTGCTGCAGGATCTGGTGTACGCCTTTTCGCACGACCTGCGCACGCCCCTGATGGCCAACGCCGTGAACATGCGCGCAGCGTTGAGGGGTGCCTACGGCCCGCTGCCCGAGGCGTACCGCGCCACCCTGCACAACGGCCTGGACGCCAACGGCGCGCTGCTGGCCCTGGCCGATCAGCTGCTGCTGGTGGCCAAGTACGAGAGCGGCGACGCCCAGGACGAGGCGCGCAGCGTGGCCCTGCGCGACGTGGTGCTGGGGGTGGTGACCCAGGTGGAGCCCCGGGCGCAGGCGCGCGGCGTTACGCTGGAGCCGGTGCTGGAGGGTGTGCGGGTGCGCGGGCAGGCCCACGACCTGCGCCGCGCCGTGCAGAATCTGCTGGACAACGCCGCGCGTTTTGCGCCGCCGGGCAGCACCGTGCAGATCAGGCTGCGCCGAGACGGGGACGAGGCGGCCCTGAGCGTGCTTGATGGTGGCCCCGGGGTGCCGCCGGGGCGCGAGGCCACGCTGTTTCAGCGCTTCCGGGCGGGCGGGGCCGGGGGCGGCACGGGCCTGGGCCTGTACCTCACCCGCCGCATTGCCGAGGCCCACGGCGGGCGCGTGACCTACACCCGCACCGCCCGCGCCCAGAGCGTCTTTACCCTGACCCTGCCCCTGGAGGACCTGTGA
- the kdpA gene encoding potassium-transporting ATPase subunit KdpA gives MDIFLTYALAIGLALPLGLLIARVYDGPASRLSAGLLRLCGVDAARGMSWTGYAAALLGTNLLVGLAALATYLLQGGLPLNPDAIGGLRWDTAVHTMASFITNTNQQHYSGQNGLSYLSQLLGITALQLFTPAVGMAALFAILRGLRGQTNMGNYYLDVTRALGFLVPASVVLALLLTWQGVPSTFGGATTATLIEAQTVEGQAVTTQTIPVGLVASMVAIKQLGTNGGGWYGPNSATPLENPTPLSNLLQMISILLFPVALVVAAGRFLRRPRFGVVIMGVMSLLSAGLTLAAVLAERAPNAALGGLAAAGPNLEGKEVRFGADVSALWGAITTQTSSGSVNAMLDSFTPLGGLVPQLGMFLNDVYGGIGVGLINMLVFVLITVFVAGLMVGRTPELFGRKIEAREIKIASLILLLQPLLVLGLTAAALANPAVTANSNPGFHGLSQVLYEYNSAFANNGSGFEGLGDNTPWWNLTCAAALLLARFLPIVGPLAIAGLLATKKAAPETSGTLRVDTPVFAGMLLSVMVLLQLLNFAPALVLGPVAEHLSVQATQDVTK, from the coding sequence ATGGATATCTTTCTGACCTACGCCCTGGCCATTGGCCTGGCCCTTCCCCTGGGCCTGCTGATCGCCCGCGTGTACGACGGCCCGGCCTCGCGCCTGAGTGCGGGGCTGCTGCGCCTGTGCGGAGTGGACGCCGCGCGCGGCATGAGCTGGACAGGCTACGCGGCGGCGCTGCTGGGCACCAACCTGCTCGTGGGCCTGGCGGCGCTGGCCACCTACCTGCTGCAAGGCGGACTGCCGCTGAACCCCGACGCCATTGGCGGCCTGCGCTGGGACACGGCGGTGCACACCATGGCCTCGTTCATCACCAACACCAACCAGCAGCACTACAGCGGGCAGAACGGCCTGTCGTACCTGTCGCAGCTGCTGGGCATCACGGCGCTGCAGCTGTTCACCCCGGCCGTGGGCATGGCCGCCCTGTTCGCCATTCTGCGCGGCCTGCGCGGGCAGACCAACATGGGCAACTACTACCTGGATGTCACGCGCGCCCTGGGCTTTCTGGTGCCGGCCTCGGTCGTGCTGGCGCTGCTGCTGACGTGGCAGGGCGTACCCAGCACCTTTGGCGGCGCAACAACCGCCACGCTGATTGAAGCGCAGACGGTGGAGGGGCAGGCCGTGACCACCCAGACCATTCCGGTGGGCCTGGTGGCCAGCATGGTGGCCATCAAGCAACTGGGCACCAACGGCGGGGGCTGGTACGGCCCCAACTCGGCCACGCCGCTGGAAAACCCCACGCCCCTGTCGAACCTGCTGCAGATGATCAGCATTCTCCTGTTTCCCGTGGCGCTGGTGGTGGCCGCCGGGCGCTTTCTGCGCCGCCCCCGCTTTGGCGTGGTGATCATGGGCGTCATGAGCCTGCTCTCGGCGGGGCTGACGCTGGCCGCCGTGCTGGCCGAGCGCGCCCCGAACGCGGCGCTGGGCGGGCTGGCCGCCGCCGGGCCCAACCTGGAAGGCAAGGAGGTGCGCTTCGGCGCCGACGTTTCGGCGCTGTGGGGCGCCATCACCACCCAGACCAGCAGCGGCTCGGTGAACGCCATGCTGGATTCGTTCACGCCGCTGGGCGGGCTGGTGCCGCAGCTGGGCATGTTCCTGAACGACGTGTACGGCGGCATTGGCGTGGGGCTGATCAACATGCTGGTGTTTGTGCTGATCACCGTGTTCGTGGCCGGGCTGATGGTGGGCCGCACCCCGGAACTGTTCGGCCGCAAGATTGAGGCCCGCGAGATCAAGATCGCCTCATTGATTCTGCTGCTGCAACCGCTGCTGGTGCTGGGCCTCACGGCCGCCGCGCTGGCGAATCCGGCCGTGACCGCCAACTCCAACCCCGGCTTTCACGGGCTGTCGCAGGTGCTCTACGAGTACAACTCTGCCTTTGCCAACAACGGCAGCGGTTTCGAGGGTCTGGGCGACAACACGCCCTGGTGGAACCTGACCTGCGCCGCCGCGCTGCTGCTGGCCCGCTTCCTGCCCATCGTGGGGCCGCTGGCGATCGCCGGACTGCTGGCCACCAAAAAGGCCGCCCCCGAAACCAGCGGCACCCTGCGCGTGGACACCCCGGTGTTTGCCGGGATGCTGCTGAGCGTGATGGTGCTGCTGCAACTGCTGAACTTTGCCCCCGCGCTGGTGCTGGGCCCGGTGGCCGAACACCTGAGCGTGCAGGCCACCCAGGACGTGACGAAATGA